The Cellulophaga sp. RHA19 genome includes the window ATTTTACTTTGTTGGCATCCTACTAAACCGATGAATGCAAGTGCAAAAATAATTTTTTTCATTTCTAGGTTTTTAATATAAAACTTCCGAACCGACGGAAAGTCAAAATTTAAGTTGAGCAAAAATAGAAAAGTTTTTGAATCTGAAAGAAAAACCGATGTTAGTTTTAAAATTCATTAAAATTAAAATTTGATCTTTTTTTTAAAAATCTTGAGATTCACAAGTTATTCGCAAAAACTATGCAAAAATACATTCTTGATAATCAAAAACTATAATAAGTAAAATCTATAGTAATTTACAAATCAAATAATTTAAAACTATCAAAAAGTGGATTTTAGCGTTCATTCTAATGGGTTAAAACAAAAAAAAGGACTTAGTGCTTGTCATAAGTAATAAACCCCTCTTAAATGGCTTTAAAATGCGTTTTAGTCCTTTTTAAGAACATAAATAACAGAAGAATGTTCGTTGGTTCTCATTGCAGATAAATTAGAACGCAAACCTCTGTAAAAAGCGGTAAACATATTTTGCTTTCCTGTTTTGTATTTTTCAGATAATAGCGAAACATAAAAAGCATCAAACAACATTGGCTTCGTTTTTATAAGTTTCATATTGTGCTTTGCAAAAATCTTTTTTATAGCAGTTTTAGAAAAATGCCATAAATGCCTTGGTACATCAAAAGCAGCCCAAAACTCTTTATAATGTTTTGCGTCGTAACTTTTAAAATTTGGAACTGCAATTATTAAAGTACCATCTTCTGCTAATTTAGATTTTAGCATTTTTATTTGTTCGTCTAAATTTGGCAAATGTTCTAAAACGTGCCAAAGTGTAATTACGTTGTATTTTTTTTCTGGTAGTGTTTCTAAACTGCTAAATAAATTCAAACCTTTTTCTGCAGCTTTTTTTCTTGCAGATTCGTTTGGCTCAACTCCAGCACAAGTCCATTTATTATTTTGTGCCGTAATTAGAAAATCTCCGGTACCCGCACCAACATCCAAAACAGATTTTTCTCCTTTGGTGTAATATGTAATTAACTGAATCTTTTTTTGCAAACTATAATTTTTTACAGTTTGGTACATTTTGTCTACAACAGTTTCTTTTGCGTCTGTATGAGAAATGTAATCTTCACTCTCATAATAAACATCTAAATTTTTTGGTTGCGGTTCTGTAACCAACATATCCAAATCTTCATTATAGTTTAATGTAAAATTTTCTTGTGTTACAGAATGGTCTTTAGTTTTTAAATAAAAGTTCATTGTAATTGTGCGTAGCTAAATATTCTTTCTTTAATGCACGAAGATAGTTTAAAACTAAAGGACGTGAAAGTGAATTTTCATCCAAGCAATCTTTTCCATCATTATCAGTAACATTTATAGCTATAAAATAATTACCATCTATACGTATGCGAGGCTGCTCATTAAAAAGATCAGAAGGATTATCATTAGAACCTATAGCTCTATTTGCTAAAACTCCTAAAGTGGGCGTAAATAAGTCTATACTCTTATCTTTCTTTTCCACTTCGTAAAACGAAAAGTAATATGGCACATCATTTATAAAAAAAGGAACATTGTAAAAAACATCAGTATTGTATAATTGATATTTTACATCCACATAATTATAAAACTCACTTTCAGCTTTTGGATCTTCAAAAATAAAAACTTGGTGCTTGGTTAATCCTCTTTTAAAATTTTTTCCTTTAGCAATTTTATAATCTTCAATATTGGGAGAAACACGCAACGGAATACAAGATTGCACAAAAGCTAAAATAACTACTAGGAATAAATTTTTCATTTTTATGTTTTTTGATTTGAATGCTTTTTTATCAGCAACAAAAATTGAACCAGAATTTGGAAGTTGAAAAACTCAAATTATAGCAAACAGCAATAAAATAAAACCAAATTTTTTGAGCACTACTCCATTCTAATTTCTTTAAAAAAACACTCTCACTTTTTTACTTTTTTGGGTTGATGAAAAAAATAACTCAAGCAGAAAAAATTAAAAACTATAAAATTAAAAAACTTAAAAAACTTAAAAAAATTGAATTTTAAAATGAGATTCTAAATTTTAGAAAGCAAAAAATTAAAAATAAAAATCACTTTTAAAAAATTAGAAAAAGAGAAAACTAACAACACCCAAAAAGTATAAAAACAAAAAATAAAGAAGCTGAAAATTTTATCTTAAAAAAATTAAAAACGAATAAAAACTAAAATAAAAAAAGCATCAAAAAAAAGAAAAAAAGAAAACTGAAATAGAATAAAAATTAAAAATAAAATCATTTAAAAAATGAACAGAAATGAAAAAAATAAAAAACAAAAAGCGATAAAAAAACAGAATTTTAAATCAAAAATAAAGCTCAAAATGAAAGTGTAATTTGAATAAAAAAAAGAAGAGAAAAAAAATAAAAAAAACGAGATAAAAATGTGTGTGAAATTTAGACAGAAAATAGTTAAAAAAACAAACTCAAAATAAAGAGAGAAATAAAATCTAAACACAAAAAGTAGTGAAGAAAAAAATTCAAACAAAAATGTAAAATCAACTTTAAAAATAAATTACCAAAAACAAAAATCTAAAAAGATAAAAATAAATCTGAACCAAGAGAGCAAATAAATTAAGCCAAAGAAATTATTAGATTGAAGATTTAAAAAACAGAAATCTTATGCGAAATAATTTTCAACCCAAAATAAAAAAAGAAAAAACATCATATACTTAAAAGCATATTAAAAAACAAAATAAAGGGTTGTGATAAAAAATAAAAATAGAGCTTTTACAAAAGCAAAAAACGAACTCATTTTACATATAAAAAAGCACACAATAAACAACTCTACTCTGCCGTTATAACAACCATAAAAAAAACATAAACTAGAATATATTTAAAAACAAAAAACCCAATTGTTCCACGTGGAACAATTGGGCAAATCTTATGTGCTTTAAACTTAAATTACCTTCCCATAAACACAAGTAAAACACTTATGTCACTTGGTGAAACCCCACTAATTCTGGAGGCTTGCGAGATAGTAACTGGTCTAATTGCCTCTAATTTTTCACGAGCTTCATAAGACAAACTCTTTAGTTGTCTATAGTCAAAATTATCCGGAATTTTAATATTTTCTAATCGTTGCAGCTTATCTGCATTGTTCTTTTCCTTGGCAATATAACCTGCATATTTAACCTGAATTTCGGTCTGCTCCATCACCTCTCTATCTATGTTTTCTTGCTCAATAAATTGCGCTACAGCATCCAAAGATTTCATATGATCCATAGTAACATTAGGCCTAGAAAAACTCTTAAACATCTTATGAGATTGTTTAACTGGAGCAGAATTTACAGACTCTAAAATAGGATTTATGTCCTCTGGAACAACACTTGTTTCTCTAAAAAAGTTTACAAATGCATCAGATTTTTTAAGCTTTTCTTCCATCCTTTTTAGTCTAGAATCTGATGCTAAACCTATTTTATGACCTAGTGGAGTAAGCCTAATATCGGCATTATCTTGTCTTAATAATGTTCTATATTCTGCTCTAGAAGTAAACATTCTGTATGGCTCTTCTGTTCCTTTTGTAATTAAATCGTCTATTAAAACACCTATATAAGCCTCGTCTCTATTCAGTATTAAAGGCTCATTTTCTTTAACTTTTTGGTGCGCATTTATACCTGCCATTAGACCTTGACTTGCTGCCTCTTCATACCCAGTTGTACCATTAATTTGACCCGCAAAATATAGGTTATTTACAAGCTTAGTTTCTAGTGTATGCTTTAATTGTGTAGGCGAAAAATAGTCATATTCTATAGCGTATCCAGGTCTAAAAAACTTCACATTTTCAAAGCCAACAACAGAGCGTAAAGCTTTAAATTGTACGTCCTCTGGTAGCGAAGTTGAGAAGCCATTTACGTATACTTCTACCGTATCCCAACCCTCTGGTTCTACAAATAATTGGTGCTTATCTTTGTCTGCAAACCTATTAATTTTATCCTCAATAGACGGACAATAACGCGGTCCTAAACTCTTAATTCTACCGTTAAACATAGGTGATCTATCAAAGCCTTCGCGCAATAAATCGTGCACTAAAGTACTTGTATGCGTCATATGACAATCTCTCTGATGAGCTAATGTATTGGTATTTGTATAGCTAAATTTTTCAGGAATTGCATCACCTGGCTGCACTATCATCTTAGAATAATCTAGTGATCTACCATCTACTCTAGGTGGTGTTCCTGTCTTCATTCTACCACTTTCAAACCCTAAATCAACCAGTTGTTCTGTGATACCAGTAGCGGCTTTTTCACCTGCTCTACCACCACCTAATTGGCGTTCTCCTATGTGAATTAACCCGTTTAAGAATGTGCCATTTGTTAGTACAACAGCCTTAGATCTTATCTCAATTCCTAAGGAAGTTGTTACTCCACAGACCTTATCTCCTTCTATAATTAAGCCAGAAACCATCTCCTGATAGAAGTCACAATTAGGTGTTCTTTCCAAAGCTAAACGCCATTCTTCAGCAAAACGCATACGGTCATTTTGCGTCCTAGGACTCCACATTGCAGGTCCTTTTGACTTGTTTAACATCTTAAATTGTATAGCAGATTTATCAGAAATGATACCACTATACCCTCCTAAAGCGTCAATTTCTCTAACAATTTGCCCTTTTGCAATCCCTCCCATAGCAGGGTTGCAAGACATTTGTCCTATGGTTTGCAGGTTCATTGTAACCAACAAAGTTTTAGAACCCAAATTAGCCGCAGCAGCTGCTGCTTCTGCACCTGCGTGGCCACCGCCAACTACAATAACATCGTATTCTTTATCAAACATAATCTTAATGTTCCACGTGGAACAATTTAATTTTTTCTTCTTCTTTACTCCTCATTAATGCCGCTTCTTCAGTAGATTTATCCTTGTAACCGGCTAAATGTAGCACTCCGTGAGCCAT containing:
- the mnmG gene encoding tRNA uridine-5-carboxymethylaminomethyl(34) synthesis enzyme MnmG, with product MFDKEYDVIVVGGGHAGAEAAAAAANLGSKTLLVTMNLQTIGQMSCNPAMGGIAKGQIVREIDALGGYSGIISDKSAIQFKMLNKSKGPAMWSPRTQNDRMRFAEEWRLALERTPNCDFYQEMVSGLIIEGDKVCGVTTSLGIEIRSKAVVLTNGTFLNGLIHIGERQLGGGRAGEKAATGITEQLVDLGFESGRMKTGTPPRVDGRSLDYSKMIVQPGDAIPEKFSYTNTNTLAHQRDCHMTHTSTLVHDLLREGFDRSPMFNGRIKSLGPRYCPSIEDKINRFADKDKHQLFVEPEGWDTVEVYVNGFSTSLPEDVQFKALRSVVGFENVKFFRPGYAIEYDYFSPTQLKHTLETKLVNNLYFAGQINGTTGYEEAASQGLMAGINAHQKVKENEPLILNRDEAYIGVLIDDLITKGTEEPYRMFTSRAEYRTLLRQDNADIRLTPLGHKIGLASDSRLKRMEEKLKKSDAFVNFFRETSVVPEDINPILESVNSAPVKQSHKMFKSFSRPNVTMDHMKSLDAVAQFIEQENIDREVMEQTEIQVKYAGYIAKEKNNADKLQRLENIKIPDNFDYRQLKSLSYEAREKLEAIRPVTISQASRISGVSPSDISVLLVFMGR
- a CDS encoding class I SAM-dependent methyltransferase; translated protein: MNFYLKTKDHSVTQENFTLNYNEDLDMLVTEPQPKNLDVYYESEDYISHTDAKETVVDKMYQTVKNYSLQKKIQLITYYTKGEKSVLDVGAGTGDFLITAQNNKWTCAGVEPNESARKKAAEKGLNLFSSLETLPEKKYNVITLWHVLEHLPNLDEQIKMLKSKLAEDGTLIIAVPNFKSYDAKHYKEFWAAFDVPRHLWHFSKTAIKKIFAKHNMKLIKTKPMLFDAFYVSLLSEKYKTGKQNMFTAFYRGLRSNLSAMRTNEHSSVIYVLKKD